The window GCAATAAGGTATAAAAAATAAGAATTTTCAGAAATTTTCCGTTGCGCTCACAAATATTATAAGAGTATAATGATAGTACTTACATAAAACGGGGGCATACTGATTTTTACTGTAAAGGTGATAAGAGAGTGGAGGTGGGCCTCAGAAGTTTGACAGTAATAGAGAACATACAAAATAAGACAGGGGGATAAAAGTATGAGAAAGAAAATGTTAGCAGCCATAGCTGCAGGTATTGCAATATTAGCTCTGGGAGGCTGCCGCAGGGCCACACCCCAGGAATTGGTGGAGAAGGCTTCTGAAAATGCCCAAAAGGCTGAGTCTTTTACAGGCAATATGGAAATGTCCATGACTATAAAGGCAAAGCAGGACGGTATGTCTATGGGGCTGGACATAGGAATGGATCTGGATATCGAGGCCACGAATGATCCCTCTGAATACCATATGGCTGGAACGTTAGGCGTTGATTTTATGGATATGAATATGGATCTGGAAGTATATGGAGTGGAAAATGAAGATAAGACAGGCACAGTCATATATTCTAATATAGGCGGGCAATGGAGCCAGGAAGAAGTTGAAAATATCGAAGAAAGTGGAAATGCGGATATATTTAAACCTGGCATCTTGCTGCCCACAGACAGTGAACTAAAGCTCAGGAAGGAGCTGGAGAAAGAGAATGGCAAGGACGTATTTGTCATCGATACAGTGGTGGACGGGGAAACCTTCCAGGAGGCTGGGAAAATGGCAGACGACATGCTGGGAGAGACTTATGGGGATATAGATTTCTCAGATGTGGAGGCAGACATGTCTATTAAAATATACCGTGAAAGTATGCTTCCGGCTTCTGTCACAATGACAGTCAGCGATGCGGACAGTATGATTGTGGAGGAGGACGGCACAGAGGTGTCACTGGAGGCCCTGTCGCTTATCCTGGCTTTTGATGGATATGATACAGTGGAGAAAATTACAGTGCCCCCGGAGGCGCTTGCATCTGAGGAAACAGGAGATTTCTTTAATTTTTCGGAAGACCCATATACACAGAATCTGCCATATGAGACAGAAGAAGAGCCTCAGGCAGATGTAAGAAAGGATGCCCAGGGGAATTATATACTGACAGACTTTTATGAGGAAAAAGAGATATCCATCCCTGCCCCTGAAGGGATGACGTTGGATGAATATGCAGATAACCAGTATCTGAGTTTTACAAGCGAAGAGGATGCCCAGGGAAATTCCTACTATATCCAGTATAGCCTGAACCTAATGGATGAATACCACACAGAGGCGGATTACATGGAGGCATATAAGTCGTTTATGCAGGAGTATCAGGAGGAAGAGTCCTATAATAATTTTCAGTTTCAGGATGAAACAGTTATCCAGTCATCGGGCAAAGAAATCAAATATATAAAGTCCTCCTATTCTTATATGGATACACTCCATGGTATCGATTATGTAGCCTGGATGGTGATGGAAGACAATTATATCCTAGTCTGCGATATAAGTGAATTTACAGATACAGCCGGGATAGGGGTTGTAAGTGAGGATGTAATTGCTTCATTCTTCAAAGGGATTTGAGGCGTAAATAAGAGCCATTGGCGGATATAAGGGGTACTGCAGTTGTAAAGCAGACACCTTGCAGAATATATTTATATATTCCCACCTTTTTACTTATCTTTTTATGTATTGTTGACGATATATTATATTGGCTGATAGAATCCTTTGAATGGATAGAGATAGCCTAACAGAATGAAAACTACCCGTATAAATTATGGGGAGCAGTATTCATCGTATTAAGACCATAAGAAGGAGGTATAAATAAAATGGTCAATAGTATCAGGAATCTTAAAATTAGATTTAAGCTGTATCTTCTTATCGGAATTGCACTGATAGGAATGTTCATGATAGGAGGGATCTCCTTTTTCTTGATGGGCAGGCTGAATCAGGGGAATACAGAGATTACCGGAAACTGGCTTCCTAGTGTGGATCTGGCCAGGGAGATGGATACGACAATGTCTAATATCCGGTTGAATGAACTGGGTTATCTGGCGTCTATTTCCCAGGATGGGGAGAGCGCAAGCCAGCAGTATCTTGAAAAAGAAATAAGTGATATGAACCAGCTTTTTGATGCGTACAGTGAGGTAGTGGCTAGTGAAGAGGAACAGAGGCTTCTTGATACAGTAAAAGAGTATTGGAACCAGTACTCCCAGCGTGATTCTGAGCTGATGGATATTGCCAAGGGCGGAGATAAGACAAAGGCAAGAACTATTTTGGAAGGAGAATGCAGTCAGCTTTATAATTCCGTCAGTGGGGCGGTAAATGAGCTGATTACATATAATACAGAAGGAAGCACTGCGGCGGGGGCTCAGAGCACCTCCATCTACCGGACGGCTTTGATTATGCTTTCTATTGTTATGATTGTGATTATTATCATCGGCATTATATTCTCGGTAGCTGTTATCAGAGGTATCAGGATACCAATAGCTGAAATCCAGGAAGCCGCCATACAGATGGCACAGGGTAACTTAGACGTTGAGATTCAGTATGAGTCTAAGGATGAACTTGGTATGCTGTCCGGCCAAATCAGAGAACTGGTGCGCCGGCTGCAGGTGATCATCGCTGATGAGAACCGGTTCTTGGCACAGATGGCAACAGGCGATTTCACGGTAGATTCCACCTGTGAAAGCGAGTATATCGGAGGCTTCCATTCATTACTTGTTTCCTTTAGGGCCATTGCTGAAAAGCTCAATGACACAATGCTGCAGATCAGCGAGAGTGCGGATCAGGTAGCAAGCGGCTCAGACCAGGTGTCCAGCGGCGCCCAGGCACTGTCCCAGGGAGCCACTGAGCAGGCAAGTTCTGTGGAAGAGCTGGCAGCCTCTATCACAGAGGTTTCTGAGAAGGTAAAGCAAAATGCAGAAAATGCAGGGCAGGCAAGCAGCATGGCCAACCATGTGGGAGAAGAGATGAACATGAGCAACCAGAAAATGCAGGATATGATCCAGGCAATGGAAGATATCAGCGGATGCTCAAGTGAGATAGGCAAGATCATTAAGACTATAGAAGATATTGCTTTCCAGACAAATATTCTGGCGCTCAATGCAGCCGTTGAGGCGGCCCGTGCCGGAAGTGCGGGGAAAGGCTTTGCGGTGGTGGCAGACGAGGTGAGGAATCTGGCCAGCAAAAGCGCCGAAGCTTCCAAAAATACAGCCGTATTAATAGAAAATTCTATAAAGGCTGTTGAGAATGGGACACAGATTGTGGACGAAACGGCAAAATCATTGGTGCAGGCTGTAGATGGGGCGAAAGAGGTAACGGAGATTATCGACCGTATCTCCGAGGCAAGCAGTAACCAGGCAACAGCCATTACACAGATTACACAGGGAATTGACCAAATTTCCAGCGTGGTGCAGACCAATTCTGCCACGGCAGAGGAGAGCGCCGCTGCCAGCCAGGAGCTGTCAGGCCAGTCCCAGATTATGAAAGATCTTGTGAACAGGTTCAGGCTTAGGGGGCACGCACAGACAGTCTCTGCAGAGCCTTCATCCCCAGAAGTACCGGCGGCATCTTATACAGTAGATGAACCAGCTTATTATGGCGGATCTGATAAATATTAAAATGAAAAGGGACTGCCTCTTGCGATTGGAGTATCGTAAGAGGCAGTCCCTTTTCATTTCCCCCAGCAGCGAGCCAAGGGGACATGCTTACATAGGGGACTTTGGCTCTTCGTAGTCCACAGACAATTGATAGGGACTGTTTGTGTCCTCGGTGACAGGCAGGAGCAAAGTCTCAATGACGGTGCGGGCCTGTTCCAAAGCCTGGTTTAGGATATCTGTCTGGCCGGCCTTGGCTTGTGCATCCTCTTTTGCGTAGGCCATGGCTTTTGCTGTATCCTCCTTATCTGTCCAGTTAAAGAGTGCGAACTTTTCATCATAAAATTCCAGAGAGTCTGAGTCTATGGAGATATCCTGAATCTCAGGCTGGGGAATAGTGATCTGGATGGTCTTGCCGGAAACTTTTACGGCCGCCTTTGACAGGTCGATGCCCGCCTTGATCTGGGCATCATAAATCATGGAGAAGCTTTTTTTATTGATAAACTGGATCTCACCTTCAGAATATTTTATTATGCCCCGGTAATCAAGCCTGGCAGTGGTGAGGGAACTGCATTTACTGAGGCGCTCTTCAATAGATGTGGCGCTGACTGAAACCTGGGGTTCCCTGTTTAGAAGCCTGGCTCCCAGAAACCCAACGGCGATCAGCGCTGCCGCCGCAACTATAATGATGGCTATATGTACTTTTTTCATGTAGTAATCCTCCAAAATGGTTTTGTCTGTGGCCCGCCCTTTTAAGTAGTATAACGTTTTTAGGAGGGAACGTCCAGAGGCATTCGTGATTATGGCACAGATGCTTATTTCCAATCCAGCGGGAAATGTGGTATACTATGATAACTGTCTGTTGTACAGGACAGTGGCATTTTATTGCCAGAGGAATACATGCAGGAGGTAGGATGAATGGAAGCGCTGATACAGATGGACGGAAATATTCTGCTGTATATACAGGAATTTATACGTCAGGAGTGGATGCATCCTTTTTGGATATTTATTACTTCTTTGGGTGACGGTGGATGGTTCTGGATTGTATGCTCCGCTGCACTTTTGATTCCCAAAGGTACAAGGAGGGTGGGGATTACGGCGCTGATGGCACTTGCAGTGGGAGCGCTGATTACCAATGTGGCGCTGAAAAATATAGTGGCGCGGATTCGGCCCTATGAGGTGGTGGACGGCCTGACGCTGCTGATTGGGAAACCACATGATTATTCCTTCCCATCAGGGCATACATGCGCCTCTTTTGCGGCAGCGCTGGTATATTATAGAATGCTGCCGAAAAGATGGGGCGCAGCTGCACTGATCCTGGCGTCCCTGATCGCCTTTTCCAGGCTGTATGTGGGTGTACACTATCCAACAGATATACTGGGAGGCGCCGCAGTGGGGGCGGCTGCGTCGATGGCGTCCCTCTGGATAGCCAGGCATATCCATATAAAGCGTGGCCCCAATGGAGATGCAGACTGTAAAAACAAAGACTAGTAACCGGCTTAGTGATAGATATGGTCTGTCTCGTAGACCGCTTCACAGGTAAGCTGTACGCCCAGCTT of the Luxibacter massiliensis genome contains:
- a CDS encoding DUF6612 family protein, with amino-acid sequence MRKKMLAAIAAGIAILALGGCRRATPQELVEKASENAQKAESFTGNMEMSMTIKAKQDGMSMGLDIGMDLDIEATNDPSEYHMAGTLGVDFMDMNMDLEVYGVENEDKTGTVIYSNIGGQWSQEEVENIEESGNADIFKPGILLPTDSELKLRKELEKENGKDVFVIDTVVDGETFQEAGKMADDMLGETYGDIDFSDVEADMSIKIYRESMLPASVTMTVSDADSMIVEEDGTEVSLEALSLILAFDGYDTVEKITVPPEALASEETGDFFNFSEDPYTQNLPYETEEEPQADVRKDAQGNYILTDFYEEKEISIPAPEGMTLDEYADNQYLSFTSEEDAQGNSYYIQYSLNLMDEYHTEADYMEAYKSFMQEYQEEESYNNFQFQDETVIQSSGKEIKYIKSSYSYMDTLHGIDYVAWMVMEDNYILVCDISEFTDTAGIGVVSEDVIASFFKGI
- a CDS encoding methyl-accepting chemotaxis protein, which translates into the protein MVNSIRNLKIRFKLYLLIGIALIGMFMIGGISFFLMGRLNQGNTEITGNWLPSVDLAREMDTTMSNIRLNELGYLASISQDGESASQQYLEKEISDMNQLFDAYSEVVASEEEQRLLDTVKEYWNQYSQRDSELMDIAKGGDKTKARTILEGECSQLYNSVSGAVNELITYNTEGSTAAGAQSTSIYRTALIMLSIVMIVIIIIGIIFSVAVIRGIRIPIAEIQEAAIQMAQGNLDVEIQYESKDELGMLSGQIRELVRRLQVIIADENRFLAQMATGDFTVDSTCESEYIGGFHSLLVSFRAIAEKLNDTMLQISESADQVASGSDQVSSGAQALSQGATEQASSVEELAASITEVSEKVKQNAENAGQASSMANHVGEEMNMSNQKMQDMIQAMEDISGCSSEIGKIIKTIEDIAFQTNILALNAAVEAARAGSAGKGFAVVADEVRNLASKSAEASKNTAVLIENSIKAVENGTQIVDETAKSLVQAVDGAKEVTEIIDRISEASSNQATAITQITQGIDQISSVVQTNSATAEESAAASQELSGQSQIMKDLVNRFRLRGHAQTVSAEPSSPEVPAASYTVDEPAYYGGSDKY
- a CDS encoding DUF4230 domain-containing protein, with protein sequence MKKVHIAIIIVAAAALIAVGFLGARLLNREPQVSVSATSIEERLSKCSSLTTARLDYRGIIKYSEGEIQFINKKSFSMIYDAQIKAGIDLSKAAVKVSGKTIQITIPQPEIQDISIDSDSLEFYDEKFALFNWTDKEDTAKAMAYAKEDAQAKAGQTDILNQALEQARTVIETLLLPVTEDTNSPYQLSVDYEEPKSPM
- a CDS encoding phosphatase PAP2 family protein; the encoded protein is MEALIQMDGNILLYIQEFIRQEWMHPFWIFITSLGDGGWFWIVCSAALLIPKGTRRVGITALMALAVGALITNVALKNIVARIRPYEVVDGLTLLIGKPHDYSFPSGHTCASFAAALVYYRMLPKRWGAAALILASLIAFSRLYVGVHYPTDILGGAAVGAAASMASLWIARHIHIKRGPNGDADCKNKD